The following proteins are encoded in a genomic region of Methylobacterium tardum:
- a CDS encoding regulatory protein RecX: MSPTWLERAALHYLERYSASTEMLRRTLARRVEKRARLRGEDPATFAGMIAATVARAVSSGLVDDVRFTDTRLATLRRRGTSSRGVSAKLAAKGVPRDVVEAAMQAEREAMPDGAAEEIETQAAQAYAKRRRLGPYRRPDLRAAYRDRDLAALARAGFAYGHARQVIDMELDTEPDAAE, from the coding sequence ATCAGTCCGACATGGCTTGAGCGGGCGGCGCTGCACTACCTCGAGCGGTACAGCGCCTCCACCGAGATGCTGCGCCGGACCCTGGCACGGCGGGTGGAGAAGCGGGCGCGCCTGCGCGGGGAGGATCCGGCCACCTTCGCCGGGATGATCGCCGCGACCGTCGCGCGGGCGGTCTCGTCCGGCCTCGTGGACGATGTGCGCTTCACCGATACCCGCCTCGCCACGCTCCGGCGCCGCGGCACGTCGAGCCGGGGCGTTTCGGCCAAGCTTGCCGCCAAGGGCGTCCCGCGGGACGTGGTCGAGGCCGCCATGCAGGCGGAGCGCGAGGCGATGCCGGACGGCGCGGCGGAGGAGATCGAGACGCAGGCCGCGCAGGCTTACGCCAAGCGCCGGCGGCTCGGGCCGTATCGCCGGCCGGACCTCCGGGCGGCGTATCGGGACCGCGATCTCGCCGCGCTGGCGCGGGCCGGGTTCGCCTACGGTCACGCCCGGCAGGTGATCGATATGGAGCTCGACACGGAGCCAGACGCGGCAGAGTGA
- a CDS encoding TAXI family TRAP transporter solute-binding subunit codes for MRREWLLVLVALGLAAVAAAIVYLSRPNTLVVAVGPQDGPEAALIEAYAGALDRAREDVRLKVVRYGDVRDSAMALQRNKADLAVVRPDVFLPENGLTLAILHDEALVITAPEAVDIGDIPALARKRLGIVVRHSADLPFLTNLLSFYDLVPDNPGEDAPEDGHAAEAEAGHVVVVPLKVGDVTAALNEKRVDAVAVIASPASKVAGAVVRAVELGAPEHKVGFVSIPDGDAILQRFPELQSVTIPAGTFGGRPKRPDEEVKTVGASYRLMARGTVSRVAVASATQHLFEWRSRLASAAPVAKLMKAPDFDTTVAATSARLPNHPGAVDYFEREQQTFLDRYEDYIYLFAFFGGTIGSGFAWIGQRLARKRRERVDFVLDRLLDIMREVRAATSSTELDAIAIETDGLVADVVCYARERSIDARTVSALILAVDGVHAAIADARRQTGEAEPPATTRRRTARLLALDLPAAE; via the coding sequence ATGCGCCGCGAATGGCTCCTGGTCCTGGTGGCCCTGGGGCTGGCCGCGGTCGCGGCCGCGATCGTCTACCTGTCGCGGCCGAACACGCTGGTGGTCGCGGTCGGTCCCCAGGACGGGCCGGAAGCCGCGCTGATCGAGGCCTATGCCGGCGCCCTCGACCGGGCCCGCGAGGATGTCCGCCTCAAGGTCGTGCGCTATGGCGACGTCCGCGACAGCGCCATGGCCCTCCAGCGGAACAAGGCCGACCTCGCGGTGGTGCGGCCGGACGTCTTCCTGCCCGAGAACGGCCTGACGCTGGCGATCCTGCACGACGAGGCCCTCGTCATCACCGCGCCCGAGGCAGTGGATATCGGCGACATCCCGGCGCTCGCCCGCAAGCGCCTCGGCATCGTCGTGCGCCACAGCGCCGACCTGCCCTTCCTCACGAACCTGCTCTCCTTCTACGACCTCGTGCCCGACAACCCGGGCGAGGACGCGCCGGAGGACGGCCACGCCGCCGAGGCGGAAGCCGGCCACGTCGTCGTGGTGCCCCTGAAGGTCGGCGATGTCACCGCCGCGCTCAACGAGAAGCGCGTCGACGCGGTGGCGGTGATCGCCAGCCCGGCCTCCAAGGTCGCGGGCGCCGTGGTGCGGGCCGTCGAACTCGGCGCGCCGGAGCACAAGGTCGGCTTCGTCTCGATCCCCGACGGGGACGCGATCCTGCAGCGCTTCCCGGAACTGCAATCGGTGACCATCCCGGCCGGGACCTTCGGCGGCCGGCCCAAGCGCCCCGACGAGGAGGTCAAGACCGTCGGCGCCTCGTACCGCCTGATGGCGCGCGGCACGGTGAGCCGGGTCGCGGTCGCCTCGGCCACCCAGCACCTGTTCGAGTGGCGCTCGCGCCTCGCCTCCGCGGCCCCGGTGGCCAAGCTGATGAAGGCGCCGGACTTCGACACGACGGTGGCGGCGACCTCCGCACGGCTGCCGAACCACCCCGGCGCCGTCGACTATTTCGAGCGCGAGCAGCAGACCTTCCTCGACCGCTACGAGGATTACATCTACCTCTTCGCCTTCTTCGGCGGCACGATCGGCTCCGGCTTCGCCTGGATCGGGCAGCGGCTCGCCCGCAAGCGCCGGGAGCGCGTCGATTTCGTCCTCGACCGCCTGCTCGACATCATGCGCGAGGTCCGCGCGGCGACCAGCAGCACCGAACTCGACGCCATCGCGATCGAGACCGACGGGCTGGTGGCGGACGTGGTCTGCTACGCCCGGGAGCGCAGCATCGATGCCCGCACGGTCAGCGCCCTGATCCTGGCGGTCGACGGAGTCCACGCCGCCATCGCCGACGCGCGGCGGCAGACCGGCGAGGCGGAACCGCCGGCGACCACCCGCAGGCGGACGGCCCGGTTGCTGGCCCTTGATCTGCCGGCTGCGGAATAG
- a CDS encoding [protein-PII] uridylyltransferase → MFDPVAALDTVLENLDREAREPTKLRAALVPQLRRVIEEGHRAAEAQLLEDRNGLRCAQSLSALTDAVVRAIHDAVVWRLYPNDNPSTGEQLAVVATGGYGRGTMAPGSDIDLLFLLPYKQTAWSESVVEGMLYVLWDLKLKVGHATRSVEECLREARADMTIRTALLEARYLFGTRVLYEELVTRFDAELVVGSAAEFVDAKLRERDLRVSKAGSSRYLAEPNVKDGKGGLRDLNTLFWIAKYTYRVRDQIELVSAGLFTPEEYALFERCDEFLWRVRCHMHFATKRAEERLSFGLQPRIAERFGYEARGGLSGVERFMKAYFRIAKDVGDLTAIVCAELEARHAKRTPVLDRWIGRFRDRFRATAIEAEDFWIDHGRVNLRAEDAFERDPVNLIRLFWLADRHNLAIHPDAKRLANRSLRLINPSLRGDTEANRLFLDILTSRNAPEEALREMNEAGVLGRFIPDFGRIVAMMQFNMYHHFTVDEHLLRTVGVLADIESGRVQETYPLVSRLVHSIHNRTALYVAILLHDIAKGRPEDHSIAGAAIAEKLCPRFGLNQAETETVCWLVEHHLLMSMTAQSRDLSDAKTIERFAASVQSLERLKLLTILTVADITAVGPGVWTAWKGTLLRTLYDETEVYLSGGHSEIARTDRVRLVQMSLREQLPGWASEEFDAYAARHGEAYWLKVDSTRQLKNAVFLRDALADGRTSATDVALDPVRGVTEITVYSPDHPRLLAIVTGACAAAGSNIVDAQIFTTTDGFALDTIFISRAFERDEDELRRTKRITAAIERALKGEIKIADLVADKHPSTSTRAKTFPVPPDVIIDNALSSRETVVEVTGLDRPGLLYELTTAFGRLSLNITSAHVATFGERAVDVFYVTDLTGTRVTQPDRQAAIRGAVMDVFAGDVAALKAEGLEALVAAPPPREA, encoded by the coding sequence ATGTTCGATCCCGTCGCCGCCCTCGATACGGTCCTGGAGAACCTCGACCGCGAGGCTCGCGAGCCCACCAAGCTCCGGGCCGCGCTGGTGCCGCAGCTGCGCCGGGTGATCGAGGAGGGCCATCGCGCCGCTGAGGCGCAGCTCCTCGAAGACCGCAATGGGCTGCGCTGCGCCCAGAGCCTCTCGGCGCTCACCGACGCGGTGGTCCGGGCGATCCACGACGCCGTGGTCTGGCGGCTCTATCCGAACGACAACCCCTCCACCGGCGAGCAGCTCGCGGTGGTCGCCACCGGCGGCTACGGCCGGGGCACGATGGCGCCGGGCTCGGACATCGATCTGCTGTTCCTGCTGCCCTACAAGCAGACCGCATGGTCCGAGAGCGTCGTCGAGGGGATGCTCTACGTCCTGTGGGACCTGAAGCTGAAGGTCGGCCACGCCACGCGCTCGGTGGAGGAGTGCCTGCGCGAGGCGCGGGCCGACATGACGATCCGTACCGCCCTCTTGGAGGCGCGGTACCTGTTCGGCACGCGGGTCCTGTACGAGGAGCTGGTGACGCGCTTCGACGCCGAGCTGGTGGTCGGCTCGGCCGCCGAGTTCGTGGACGCGAAGCTGCGCGAGCGTGACCTGCGCGTCTCGAAGGCCGGCTCCTCGCGCTACCTCGCCGAGCCCAACGTCAAGGACGGCAAGGGCGGTCTGCGCGACCTGAACACGCTGTTCTGGATCGCCAAATACACCTACCGGGTGCGCGATCAGATCGAGCTCGTCAGCGCCGGCCTGTTCACGCCGGAGGAATACGCGCTGTTCGAGCGCTGCGACGAATTCCTGTGGCGGGTCCGCTGCCACATGCATTTCGCGACGAAGCGCGCCGAGGAGCGCCTGTCCTTCGGCCTGCAGCCGCGGATCGCCGAGCGCTTCGGCTACGAGGCGCGGGGCGGCCTGTCGGGCGTCGAGCGCTTCATGAAGGCGTATTTCCGCATCGCCAAGGATGTCGGCGATCTCACCGCGATCGTCTGCGCCGAGCTCGAAGCGCGCCACGCCAAGCGCACGCCGGTGCTCGACCGCTGGATCGGTCGGTTCCGCGACCGGTTCCGCGCCACCGCCATCGAGGCGGAGGATTTCTGGATCGACCACGGCCGGGTGAACCTGCGGGCTGAGGACGCCTTCGAGCGCGACCCCGTCAACCTGATCCGCCTGTTCTGGCTCGCTGACCGGCACAACCTCGCAATCCACCCGGACGCCAAGCGCTTGGCCAACCGCTCGCTCCGGCTGATCAATCCGTCGCTGCGCGGGGACACGGAGGCGAACCGCCTGTTCCTCGACATCCTGACCTCCCGGAACGCCCCGGAGGAGGCCCTGCGCGAGATGAACGAGGCGGGCGTGCTCGGCCGGTTCATCCCGGATTTCGGCCGCATCGTCGCGATGATGCAGTTCAACATGTACCACCACTTCACGGTCGACGAGCATCTGCTGCGCACGGTCGGCGTGCTGGCCGACATCGAATCGGGCCGGGTGCAGGAGACCTACCCGCTGGTCTCGCGCCTCGTGCACTCGATCCACAATCGCACGGCGCTCTACGTGGCGATCCTGCTGCACGACATCGCCAAGGGCCGGCCGGAGGATCACTCAATCGCCGGCGCCGCCATCGCCGAGAAGCTCTGCCCCCGCTTCGGCCTGAACCAGGCCGAGACCGAGACGGTGTGCTGGCTGGTCGAGCATCACCTGCTGATGTCCATGACCGCGCAGAGCCGCGACCTCTCGGACGCCAAGACGATCGAGCGCTTCGCCGCGAGCGTGCAGAGCCTGGAGCGGCTGAAGCTCCTGACGATCCTGACGGTGGCTGATATCACGGCGGTCGGCCCCGGCGTCTGGACGGCGTGGAAGGGCACGTTGCTCCGCACGCTCTACGACGAGACCGAGGTCTACCTGTCGGGCGGCCATTCCGAGATCGCCCGCACCGACCGGGTGCGCCTTGTCCAGATGAGCCTGCGCGAGCAGCTGCCGGGCTGGGCATCGGAGGAGTTCGACGCCTACGCGGCCCGCCATGGCGAGGCCTACTGGCTCAAGGTCGACAGCACCCGCCAGCTCAAGAACGCGGTGTTCCTGCGCGACGCGCTGGCCGATGGCCGGACCAGCGCCACCGACGTCGCCCTCGACCCCGTGCGGGGGGTGACCGAGATCACCGTCTACTCGCCCGATCATCCGCGGCTGCTCGCGATCGTCACCGGAGCCTGCGCGGCCGCTGGCAGCAATATCGTCGACGCGCAGATCTTCACCACCACGGACGGCTTCGCCCTCGACACGATCTTCATCTCCCGCGCCTTCGAGCGCGACGAGGACGAGCTGCGCCGGACCAAACGCATCACGGCGGCGATCGAGCGGGCGCTGAAGGGCGAGATCAAGATCGCCGACCTCGTCGCCGACAAGCACCCGTCAACCAGCACGCGCGCCAAGACTTTCCCGGTGCCGCCGGACGTGATCATCGACAACGCCCTGTCGAGCCGGGAGACCGTCGTCGAGGTCACGGGCCTCGACCGGCCCGGTCTGCTCTACGAGCTGACCACCGCCTTCGGCCGGCTGTCGCTCAACATCACCTCGGCGCATGTGGCGACCTTCGGCGAGCGGGCGGTCGACGTCTTCTACGTCACCGACCTCACCGGCACCCGGGTGACCCAGCCTGATCGGCAGGCCGCGATCCGCGGCGCCGTGATGGATGTGTTCGCCGGCGACGTCGCCGCCCTCAAGGCGGAGGGGCTGGAGGCCCTTGTCGCCGCCCCGCCGCCCCGCGAGGCGTGA
- the grpE gene encoding nucleotide exchange factor GrpE, whose product MPQDDQRQTTVEAGAGAAQDTAPTGQGAEAASVDPVAEALALLTAERDELKDRMLRTLAEMENLRRRTEREVADARAYAVTNFARDVLNVADNIRRALDSVPADAKATADGALKGLIDGIELTERDLGKTLERHGVKIVEPQGQKFDPNRHQAMFEVPNPEVPAGTVVQVVQAGYVIGERVLRPALVGVAKGGPKAAANPADAA is encoded by the coding sequence ATGCCCCAGGATGACCAGCGCCAGACCACGGTCGAAGCCGGTGCCGGCGCGGCCCAGGATACGGCGCCCACAGGTCAGGGCGCCGAGGCGGCCTCCGTCGATCCTGTCGCAGAGGCCCTGGCCCTGCTTACCGCCGAGCGCGACGAGTTGAAGGACCGGATGCTGCGCACGCTCGCCGAGATGGAGAACCTGCGCCGCCGGACCGAGCGCGAGGTCGCGGATGCGCGCGCCTACGCGGTCACGAACTTCGCCCGCGACGTGCTCAACGTCGCCGACAACATCCGCCGCGCCCTCGACAGCGTCCCGGCCGACGCGAAGGCCACGGCCGACGGCGCGCTGAAAGGCCTGATCGACGGGATCGAGCTCACCGAGCGCGACCTCGGCAAGACCCTGGAGCGCCACGGGGTGAAGATCGTCGAGCCGCAGGGACAGAAGTTCGACCCGAACCGGCATCAGGCCATGTTCGAGGTGCCGAACCCGGAGGTGCCGGCCGGCACCGTCGTCCAGGTCGTGCAGGCCGGCTACGTCATCGGGGAGCGCGTGCTGCGTCCCGCCCTGGTCGGCGTCGCCAAGGGCGGCCCGAAGGCGGCCGCCAACCCGGCCGACGCCGCCTGA
- a CDS encoding outer membrane protein yields the protein MTTSFRAALLGAAAGCLASSAQAADLPRRAPPPSPPPLPVFTWTGFYAGLNAGYAFRTDSSGFTDPTYGTVTGGKSSGGFAGGGQIGYNYQFTPGSGFVLGFETDIQGTSFAKADAAYLGTTPYYSVRPSLDYFGTVRGRLGYAFDRVLVYGTGGFAYGGGSRTSSAASYPYTLPGTDRTGYAAGGGIEYAFTEKLSAKVEALYIHLGRGFTGSTYYNASVPAYYGAGKQDSGFALVRAGVNYRF from the coding sequence ATGACGACATCGTTCCGCGCCGCGCTCCTCGGCGCCGCAGCAGGCTGCCTCGCGTCCAGTGCGCAGGCCGCGGATCTGCCGCGCCGCGCGCCGCCGCCATCTCCGCCGCCGCTGCCGGTCTTCACCTGGACAGGGTTCTACGCCGGTCTGAATGCCGGCTACGCCTTCCGCACCGACAGCAGCGGCTTCACCGACCCGACCTACGGCACCGTGACCGGCGGCAAGAGCTCCGGCGGCTTCGCCGGTGGCGGGCAGATCGGGTACAATTACCAGTTCACGCCGGGCTCCGGCTTCGTGCTCGGCTTCGAGACCGACATCCAGGGGACGTCCTTTGCCAAGGCGGACGCCGCCTATCTCGGCACGACGCCGTATTACAGCGTCCGGCCGAGCCTGGACTACTTCGGCACCGTCCGTGGCCGGCTCGGCTACGCCTTCGACCGCGTGCTCGTCTACGGAACCGGCGGCTTCGCGTATGGCGGCGGTTCCCGCACGTCCTCCGCGGCGTCCTACCCTTACACCCTGCCCGGAACCGATCGGACCGGCTACGCGGCGGGCGGCGGCATCGAGTATGCCTTCACCGAGAAACTCTCCGCCAAAGTGGAGGCGCTGTACATCCATCTCGGTCGTGGCTTCACTGGATCGACATATTACAATGCCAGCGTTCCGGCGTATTACGGTGCCGGCAAACAGGATTCAGGGTTTGCTCTGGTCAGGGCTGGGGTGAATTACCGATTCTAG
- a CDS encoding DUF5666 domain-containing protein: MIGTIRRFGSIIVNGLRIAYPPGVEVRIDGEVGTAADLKIGHVVHVVARPDGGGLATRRIDVTSEVVGRVESVSPGRMIVLGQRVSTAGLTGTWQPGARVAVSGLRRPDGVIVASLIEPRTSEPDRVAGPVQRDAGGALTIGALRLTDAEALPLGRRALVTGTEADGALRVTNAAQVGLPFPPGLKQVSIEAYIGRTGSRLDVGSGYAVAGHPNVQVPRTGSARAVLTATIARDGDLTVERLQIENRIAPEPPQPDTPRFERERDRLDLRNLPDEMPGRFGAEPGGRQGGPVGIGEPHGPAIDTRPGARSSPARTALMDSGRPAAASAARRRQVPERSRSARAVSAVRPGGTALAPAEGDLAEPAASAARAEAGARSTIVLAHPAKPSRVARRLPRSRRPVSLRCAGHDRPQQPSVSRASRARLRVTPQR; the protein is encoded by the coding sequence GTGATCGGGACAATCCGCCGCTTCGGCTCGATCATCGTCAACGGCCTGCGCATCGCCTACCCGCCCGGGGTCGAGGTCCGGATCGACGGCGAGGTCGGGACGGCGGCCGATCTGAAGATCGGTCATGTCGTCCATGTGGTCGCGCGACCCGACGGCGGCGGCCTCGCCACGCGCCGGATCGACGTGACGAGCGAGGTGGTGGGGCGGGTTGAGTCGGTCTCGCCGGGACGAATGATCGTGCTCGGGCAGCGGGTCTCCACCGCGGGTCTGACCGGCACCTGGCAGCCGGGCGCCCGGGTCGCGGTGAGCGGCCTGCGGCGGCCTGACGGCGTAATCGTCGCCAGCCTGATCGAGCCGCGCACGTCCGAACCGGATCGCGTCGCCGGGCCGGTACAGCGCGACGCTGGAGGTGCCCTCACTATCGGAGCCCTGCGCCTGACGGACGCGGAGGCGCTGCCGCTGGGCAGACGCGCCCTGGTGACCGGCACCGAAGCGGACGGCGCGCTGCGCGTGACGAACGCCGCGCAGGTCGGGCTGCCGTTTCCGCCGGGCCTGAAGCAGGTCTCCATCGAAGCCTATATCGGCCGGACCGGCTCGCGCCTGGATGTCGGCTCGGGCTACGCCGTCGCGGGCCATCCGAACGTCCAGGTGCCGCGTACGGGGAGCGCGCGGGCCGTGCTGACCGCGACCATCGCGCGGGACGGCGATCTGACCGTCGAGCGGCTGCAGATCGAGAACCGTATCGCGCCCGAGCCTCCGCAACCGGATACGCCCCGGTTCGAGCGGGAGCGCGACCGGCTCGACCTACGCAACCTGCCCGACGAGATGCCCGGCCGCTTCGGCGCCGAGCCCGGCGGTCGGCAGGGCGGTCCGGTCGGGATCGGCGAGCCGCACGGCCCCGCGATCGACACGCGGCCGGGGGCGCGGTCGTCCCCGGCGCGGACGGCGCTGATGGATTCAGGGCGCCCCGCGGCGGCTTCGGCGGCGCGCCGCCGGCAGGTCCCGGAGCGTTCCCGGTCGGCCCGGGCGGTTTCGGCGGTCCGCCCGGGGGGCACGGCCCTGGCCCCGGCGGAGGGGGATTTGGCGGAGCCGGCGGCTTCGGCGGCCCGGGCGGAGGCCGGCGCTAGAAGCACGATCGTCCTTGCGCACCCCGCGAAGCCATCCCGTGTCGCGCGGCGCTTACCGCGGTCGCGTCGCCCTGTCTCGCTGCGCTGCGCGGGCCATGACCGGCCTCAGCAGCCCTCGGTCTCGCGGGCGAGCAGGGCGCGCTTGCGCGTGACGCCCCAGCGGTAA